AACAGTGGTGGGGGGGTTACTGTACTGTGGACAGTTTAACatctgatgacacacacagtgatccagcgtgtgtgtgtttcagaatgACCTCTGGTCATGTGACACACAAAGTGTCATCAACATGATTATTGATCTTTTCTGTGATTGGTCCCAGAACGTCTCCACGTGTCACAAGAGAAAACGTTTCCTTTAAAACGTGAtccaataatcaataattaaaacGATCAGCTGATTGAAGTCAGACAGCATCCTGTCCCACGTTACCGTGGAGACAGAGGACACTGTCCCCCTCTGTCAATCAGCCGTCAGAGACTCCGCCCCCAACCCGTTAAccgtctgaaacacacacacgtcctctcTCGTCCTCTACTCATCATCGTCGTCCTCGTCATCATCGTCGTCcccgtcgtcctcctcctcttcctctccccctcccccctgggCCGAGGAGCCGGGGTTCCTGGCGTACGTGGTGCCGCCGCCGCGGTACGCCACCATGTCCTGAGAGGGGAGCAGtttaacagccaatcagagggcaGGActacacacatgctcacattcTCTGGTACTTTTCAGTCACCTGACACAAACCCTTGTGTCTACAAACTTCAGTTGGCTGTAGTGTGTgacttcaccactaggtggCACTGGACGAACATGTGTCACGAAGTTGAACCGGTAACTTAACGATGATGAGGTGTTTTAGCTCCGCCCCTCTCCTGaatgacctcagagctgaagtgAGTGTTTGCGTGACTCACCCGGTCGTATTTCTCTCGGAGCTTCTGAGCCTTCTCTTCGTACGGCTGCTTTTCGGACTGCGTCAGTTTGCTCCACATCTCTCCCAGCTTCTTGGCACAGTCGCCTATAGACAGACCTGGGAACTGCTGCTTCACACTGGGACGGTACTCGCTGCAGAAGACGAAGAAGGccgacctgcacacacacacacacggtcaggCTGTAGGTCCACCCctaagggtcagaggtcagaggtcaggacaCTTACGGGGGTCGTTTAGGTGCGTTGGGGTCTTTCCTCTTGCGGCCCTTCCTCCCGTAGCCCTTGGGGGGGACGTAGTCACTCATCTCCCGGTTGTAACGAACCTTGTCGGCCTTCGCCATGTCCTCGAAGCACTTCTTATCAGTGGCAGTGAGaccctgagagacacacagcaGGGTCACACCAGAGGAGACACCAGTCTGtcttcatgtctgtctgtcagtcagtcactgtaccagtctgtctgtcagtcactgtaccagtctgtctgtcagtcactgtaccagtctgtctgtcttcatgtctgtctgtcagtcactgtatcagtctgtctgtctgtcttcatgtctgtctgtctgtgtgtctgtcagtcactgtaccagtctgtctgtcagtcgCTGTaccagtctgtctgtcagtcactgtaccagtctgtctgtctgtcttcatgtctgtctgtctgtgtgtctgtcagtcactgtaccagtctgtctgtcagtcgctgtaccagtctgtctgtctacatgtctgtcagtcactgtaccagtctgtctgtctgtcttcatgtctgtctgtcagtctgtctacatgtctgtcagtcactgtaccagtctgtctgtctgtcttcatgtctgtctgtctgtctgtctgtctgtctgtcagtctgtctgtcttcatgtctgTCCTACCTTCCATCTCTCGGAACATTTCTTGGAGAACTCGGCGAAGTTGACCGACTGCTCCGGGTTCTTCTTGCGCTGCTCCTCTCGACACGTCTGAACGAAGAAGGCGTACGCCGACGTCTTCCCCTTCGGCTTGTTCACGTCTTTACGCATCATACTGAcggcctgagagagagagagagagagagagagagagagagagagagagagagagagagagagagagagagaggattatcattattattgatcCATCAGAGGATTATTGATCAGATGACCATAATCAATGaatctgtgtttaatgtgatgATATGAGAtcaatgtgtattttaatattaaatgattGTCTCTGTGTTAAACTGGGACTCATGAGTTCATCATGGAAGTTACAACATGTGAATAACAGTGGCCCCGGGCCCGTCGCTGTCACTGGGAATAACAAAGAACTCCTGGGGCTCCATTTTCTCTGCCGGGGAGTCAGGAGGCCGCACGCCGGCCTGGAGCTTCTGTCTGCCCGCTACAGCATCGGGACGTCCCGCCGGGATGCGGCGGGTCGGCTCCCCGGTGACCGCGGCTCTCTGCCCCGCAGCGGTGAAGCTTCCGCTGCGGGTTCACGGAGCTGTTAGCTTAGCGATGCTAACGGGCTAGCTCCCTCAGAACAATGGGCCACCATTTGCTTCCCGCCGTCTGCGGAGCTagcccccccatccccctccGCTAGCACCGGGCTAACCGGCTACAACCCACAGAGCCGCTTCATCACCGACACGGTGGAAACACGACGCCGCCGCGGTGCCTCTCCACGCGGGACATTCAATCTCTAACCGCGGCGCCGTGTTCACACCGAGCGGCTGCAACGGAAACATGGAGTCTCTGTGACAGCTACGCATTTCCAACGCAGGGCTCCGGCTATGCCCCGGAGAGGTCAGCGTTGTGTGGACGGG
This sequence is a window from Platichthys flesus chromosome 24, fPlaFle2.1, whole genome shotgun sequence. Protein-coding genes within it:
- the LOC133949906 gene encoding high mobility group protein B2-like, translating into MMRKDVNKPKGKTSAYAFFVQTCREEQRKKNPEQSVNFAEFSKKCSERWKGLTATDKKCFEDMAKADKVRYNREMSDYVPPKGYGRKGRKRKDPNAPKRPPSAFFVFCSEYRPSVKQQFPGLSIGDCAKKLGEMWSKLTQSEKQPYEEKAQKLREKYDRDMVAYRGGGTTYARNPGSSAQGGGGEEEEEDDGDDDDDEDDDDE